The Leptospira terpstrae serovar Hualin str. LT 11-33 = ATCC 700639 nucleotide sequence TCTCTCCAAACCAAATGGAAAAATTCCAACCAGGAAAACCGGTCCAAATAGGAAAGTTTACGATTACCGTTTTAGAATCCAAACACACACCACCCTTTCGAATTTTTGGAAAAACAAACGCAACGGATCCGAACCACCCCAACATCGAATCGCCACTAAGCCAACCAATCAAAGCAACTGACTATATCGAAGGAGGAACCTTTGATTTTTTCATCCAACATGGTAAAAATAAAATTCTGATCAAAAGTAGTACTAATTTTGTAGAAGGGGCATTAGACAAAATCCAAGTAGATGTTTTGTTTTTGGGAATTGCGCAACTTTCATTACAACCTGTTTCCTTCCAAGATACTTTCTACAAACAAACTGTCCAAACGACAAAACCCAAACTTTTGATTCCTATCCATTGGGATAATTTTTTCAAACCACTGTCGGAACCATTGGAACCAAATCTCCAACTCGGAGATGATTTTGAATCTAATATGAAATACATTTTGAAACAAACCGAAAAAGATAAGGTAGAAGTACAATTGTTGCAAGGCTTTGAAACAATTGATTTGTTTTGAAACTAAAAACAAAAAACTAAGCCACAGGTTAAGTGGGAATCCTAAAATTTGTAAATTTTAACTTAGGTTAAAATAGAAGTATGATTTTAAACACTCTATTCAAAGAGTCCCCGTCAGTATGATTGATTGGTGGGGACCAATTCAAAAGGGAAGTGAGTGAAATTTATATGTCGAATCCAACTTGGATCTTAAACAAGTTACTATTGCAATTGATCAAGGTTAAACAAAACCTAATCAAAATTCTTTTTGTGAGCAGGATGATCAATTTACAAATGTTTGTATTTCTTGGTTTTGTTCTTTTGCAGACACCTATCTTTGGTTTACCAAAACCAAAAGTATTAATCGTAATGAGTGCAGCCGATACCATTTTGTTAGATGAAAATCATAAACATCCCACTGGTGTATTTGCCAATGAATTGATGCATCCAGTGATAGCCTTAGAGAACACTGGGATTGAATTAGTATTTGCCACTCCAGGTGCAAAGCGCGCTACTCTGGATCCAGAAAGCCTAAAAGATAAATATTGGAATTCTAAAGAAGAAAAAGCGGAAGCCATTCAGTTTTTAAATTCTAATACGTCCTTTCTAAATCCAATTTCCTTAGAGGTGGCAGTCAAAGATCAAAACAAATTCGTAGCAATCTTAATACCGGGAGGACTGAGTGTACTCGTACATCCTTTACAGTTTTGTCTCAATACATACTTTACATAAAGATGCATTAAAATCCTGATTCAGACGGTAATGAGGATTGCATTGGATTTTTAAAATGCAACAACTTTCCC carries:
- a CDS encoding type 1 glutamine amidotransferase family protein, translated to MSNPTWILNKLLLQLIKVKQNLIKILFVSRMINLQMFVFLGFVLLQTPIFGLPKPKVLIVMSAADTILLDENHKHPTGVFANELMHPVIALENTGIELVFATPGAKRATLDPESLKDKYWNSKEEKAEAIQFLNSNTSFLNPISLEVAVKDQNKFVAILIPGGLSVLVHPLQFCLNTYFT
- a CDS encoding MBL fold metallo-hydrolase, translated to MPTKPSLYQKLNQSLPKLFFLLILFCSHCAFRPSGNLGHYNSYFPHENLPNPIPKGKIRATFLGTTSILLDDGETQIITDAFFSRPSLWKTAFSKIESDPSTVQSVITKAKIDRLRAIFVCHSHYDHVMDAPLVAKQTKAKLFGSSSTLNVGLGGDLSPNQMEKFQPGKPVQIGKFTITVLESKHTPPFRIFGKTNATDPNHPNIESPLSQPIKATDYIEGGTFDFFIQHGKNKILIKSSTNFVEGALDKIQVDVLFLGIAQLSLQPVSFQDTFYKQTVQTTKPKLLIPIHWDNFFKPLSEPLEPNLQLGDDFESNMKYILKQTEKDKVEVQLLQGFETIDLF